The Streptomyces venezuelae genomic interval CAACCCCGACACGGCACTGCTCGCCGCGGCGGACTTCACCGCCGCCGCCCGAGGCTGACGGAGCCCGGGGAGGGGGCCGTTCGGCCCGGCCGCCGCGCCGAACGGCCTCCTCCCGGGTGGTTTAACCCCCGCACCGCAACCGCGCCCGCGCACCCGGACATCGTGCCGGTCATGACGCCCCCCGAGACCACATCCCCGCCGGCCCCCGAGACACATCCGACCGCCGGGACCACCCCCGCGCCCCCCGCCGACACCGAGACCCCCGGCCTCCTCGCCGCCCTCGCCCCGCTGCTCGCCGCCGAGTCGGACGCCGAGGCCCCGGCCGCCGGCGTCGACCCCGGTGACCTCGAACAGGCCGTCTGGCTCCGTCTCCTGGAGCGCCTCCAGGAGACGGGCGCACCCGAGCACCCCGCCGACTGGCTGCGCCGCGCCGTCCGCGCCGAGGCCCGCCGCGCCCGCCGGACCACCGACCGGGAGCGCCCCTACCAGGACGAGCCCGCCCCGCCCCCGGACTCCGAAGGACCGCACGGCTCCCCGGAGACCTCCCTGCTCGTCGCCGAACGCCACCGCACCCTGCGCGCCGCCGTCACTCGAACGCCTGGCCGGTGCCCGCGCCTGCTCACCGCGATGCTCGATCCGCAGGACCCCACCTACCGAGAAATCGCAGGAGAGTTGGGTATCTCACAAGGCAGTTTGGGGCCGATGCGTTCCCGTTGCCTGGGATGCCTGCGCAGAATGCTCGCTGCAGAGGTTCCCGCCCCCGGCCGACGGGGAAGGGTGCGATAAACCGACGGCGAACCACATGAGCGGGAGGCGTGCACACATGGGCCTGAGTGTGACCATCTCAGCAGCGGACGCGCAGGACGCGGAGCACATCCTGAAGCTGCAGTACCTCTGCTACCAGAGCGAGGCGGAGCTGTACGGAGACTGGTCCATCGAACCGCTCACCCAGTCGCTCGACGCCCTGCGCGCCGAACTGGACGAGGGGTACGGCCTGGTGGCCCGGCTCGGCGACGAGGTCGTCGCCTCGGTGCGGGCCCGTCTCGACGAGGACGGCACGGTGCACATCGCCAAGCTGATCGTCCACCCGCGCATGCGTCGCCACGGCCTCGGAGGCCGCCTCCTCGACGGCATCGAGCGCCACTTCGCCGCCGAGACCGCACCGGCCGCGCCCTCCGCCAAGCGCTTCCAGCTCTTCACCGGCCACCGCAGCGAGGGCAATCTGCGGCTCTACCGCAGCAAGGGGTACGCACAGGTGTCGGCCCGCGAGCTGGGCCCCAAGCTCACCCTGGTGACCCTGGAGAAGGCCGCCGCCTGACGGCGCGGCGGCCCGACGGGCCGCCGCGCCGTCAGGCGGCGGCCGTCACCGCGCGCGACCTCCGCAGCCACCAGATGCCGGTCAGCGGCAGCAGGACCGGAATGAAGAGGTAGCCGTAGCCGTAGTCCGACCAGACCGTCGCGTCCGGGAAGGCGGACGGCTCGACCAGCGTCCAGGTCCCCACGACCAGCACGCCCGCGAGCTCGGCGGCGCAGCAGACCAGCGCCGCCCTGCGGGCCGTCTCCCCACCCCGTACCAGGGTGTAGGTGATGAAGGCGTAGACGACCGCGGCCACCGCCGAGAGGCCGTACGCGAGCGGCGCCCGGTCGAACTCGGTCGCGATCTGGTAGATCGAGCGGGAGACCGCGCCGACCGACATCACGCCGTACAGCCAGACGAGCAGGATGCCCGGGCCCGAGACGAGACGGGTCCTCTTGCCCTGCGCCGCCTTCTCCTGCGTCTCGGTCATGGTCAGCCCACCGTCCAGATGTCGTAGAGGCGCACTTCGAGCACGGCCAGGACGACCGCACCCGCGGCCACCGTCGCCGAGCCCCACCGGCTGCGCTCCGCGAGCGACATGAAGCCGGCGATCGGCACCGCGCACAGCGCGCCCAGCAGATAGGCGACGAAGATCGTCGCGCCCTCCTCGGCCTTCTCGCCGCGCACCAGCTGCACGATGCCGACGACCAGCTGGGTCAGGACCAGGAAGGTCACGACGGCCATACCGATGAAGTGCCAGTCCTTGGTCGGCTGGTCCCGGAAGGCGGCGAAGCCGCACCAGGCGGCGAGGGCGAGCGCGGCCACGGAGACCGTGACCGTCAGGGCGTCGAGCATGCGCCCGAGGGTATTACGGTCGGAAAGGCCCGATGCGCTCGCCCCCTGCCTCCCGGCCCGATGCGCTCGCTCCCGCCCGCGCCTTCCGGCCCGAAGCGTGCGCTCCCGCCCCCCGCCTCCCGTCCCGAGGCGCGCGCTCCCGCCGCCGCGCGAGCGGAAGGTGGTCTTGACCACACCCGCCCCTCGCCACCGCTGCCGAACCGCACCGCCGGCACCCCGGCCCACCCCGTCCCCGCAGGCCGCACCGGGTGGAATCGGCGCCCGGGCCCGCCCCGGTCGGTGTCCGCATGTCGTCTCAGAGCCGTCCGGTATTCGGACACCCCCCTTTCGTTCGCGAGTGCGCATGCTTTACTTGCAGACATGACCACGACGAGCAGCCGCACCCTTGCGACCGAGGCGATCACGACGCCCGGTGCTCGTTGTATGTGTCGAATGTGCGCCTTCTGAGGGCCCCCGCCAGCGTCTCGCGCCCCGAAGCGAGACTCGACGGCCGAGCCGATCCTCCCGCCATCCGGCGGTGGACCGTGCCTGCCCCGCGCACCCGCTGCCCCCGGCCACCCGCCGGACGGCCTCCGTGCGCCTGACTGTCCGAACGACGAATGCCCCGTGCCCGGCGGACCCCGCGCCGCGCACTCGACAGTGACGGAAACCCTGTGATCACCACTTCGGGCCTGACCAAGGTCTACGAGTCGCGCGGCCGCCAGGTCACCGCTCTGGACGGCGTCGACCTGCACGTCCGCGAGGGCGAGGTCTTCGGCGTGATCGGCCAGAGCGGCGCCGGCAAGTCCTCGCTCATCCGCTGCGTCAACCTTCTGGAGCGCCCCACCTCCGGCACCGTGACCGTCGACGGAACCGACCTCACCGCCCTCGCCGGAAGGGGCCGCCGCGCCGGGAAGGACCTGCGCCGGGCGCGCAGCAGCATCGGCATGGTCTTCCAGCACTTCAACCTGCTGTCCTCCCGCACGGTCAAGGACAACATCGAGCTCCCCCTGGAGATCCTCGGCGTCTCCGGCGCCGAGCGCTCCCGACGCGCCCTCGAACTTCTCGACCTCGTCGGCCTCGCCGACAAGGCCAAGTCCTACCCGGGCCAGCTCTCCGGCGGCCAGAAGCAGCGCGTCGGCATCGCCCGTGCCCTCGCCGGCGAGCCCAAGGTCCTCCTCTCCGACGAGGCCACCAGCGCCCTCGACCCGGAGACGACCCGCTCGATCCTCCAGCTCCTGCGCGACCTCAACCAGCAGCTCGGCCTCACCGTCCTGCTCATCACGCACGAGATGGACGTCGTCAAGACGATCTGCGACTCCGCCGCCCTGATGCAGCGCGGCCGCGTGGTCGAGTCCGGCACCGTCACCGAACTGCTCGCCACCCCCGGCTCCCAGCTGGCGGCCGAGCTCTTCCCGGTCAGCGGCGCACCCACCGGCCCCGACCGCACGGTCGTCGACGTCACCTTCCAGGGCGAGTCCGCGACCCAGCCGGTCATCTCCCAGCTCTCCCGTACCTACAACATCGACATCTCGATCCTCGGGGCGGCGATGGACACCGTGGGCGGGAAGCAGATCGGCCGGATGCGGATCGAGCTCCCCGGACGGTACGAGGACAACGTCGTCCCGGTCGGCTTCCTGCGCGAGCAGGGCCTCCAGGTCGAACTCGTCGAAGCCGAGGACGCCGCCGCGGCGGACACCGTGCCCGTTCTGGCCAAGGAAGGTGCCAAGTGACCTGGTCCGAGATGCAGCCACTGCTTGAGCAGGGCACCGTCGACACGCTCTACATGGTCCTCTGGGCCACCGTCGTCACCGTGCTCGGCGGCCTGCCGCTCGGCATCCTCCTCGTCCTCACGGACAAGGGCGGACTGCTGCAGAACCGGCCGGTGAACAAGATCGTCGGTGCGATCGTGAACATCGGGCGTTCGCTGCCCTTCATCATCCTCCTGATCGCCCTGATCCCGTTCACCACCTTCGTCGTCGGCACCTTCATCGGTCCCACCGCGATGATCGTGCCGCTCGCCATCGGCGCCATCCCCTTCTTCGCGCGACTCGTCGAGACGGCGATCCGCGAAGTCGACCACGGGCTCGTCGAGGCCGTGCAGGCCATGGGCGGCGGCATTCCCACCATCGTCCGCAAGGTGCTGCTCCCGCAGGCCCTGCCCTCGCTCGTCTCGGGCGTCACCACCACGGTGATCGTGCTCATCGGCTACTCGGCCATGGCCGGCGCGGTCGGCGGCGAAGGCCTCGGCTCCAAGGCCGTCACCTACGGATACCAGCGCTTCGACACGACGTTCATGCTCGTCACGGTCGTCGTCCTCGTCCTGATCGTGACCGTCGTCCAGCTCATCGGCGACGGAGTCGTCCGACTCCTCGCCCGCCGGGGCCGTACCGCGTAACGGCCCCCCGGCCACCCAGACTTCGTTTTTTCGAAGAACAGCCCGGACTTGTTGTCCAGGCGTCCACCGCACCACCGGAAAGAGGCACTCTTCGTGCGTAAGAACATCAAGCTCACCGCCGGTATCGCCGCCACCGCCGCCCTCGCCCTCGGCCTCACGGCCTGCGGCACCTCCTCGGACCCGTCGTCCGCCAAGGACTCGGCCGGCTCCGGCGACACCTCCAAGCCGCTCGTCGTCGCCGCGTCCCCGACGCCGCACGCCGACATCCTCAACTACGTCAAGGACAACCTGGCCGAGAAGGAAGGCCTGAAGCTGGAGGTGAAGGAGTTCACGGACTACGTCCTGCCGAACACCGCCACCCAGTCCGGCCAGGTCGACGCCAACTTCTTCCAGCACAAGCCGTACCTCGACGACTTCAACCAGAAGAACAAGACCACCATCGTCCCCGTGGTCAACGTCCACCTGGAGCCGCTGGGCCTCTACTCCAAGAGCCTCAAGTCGGTGAAGGACATCAAGGCGGGCCAGACGATCGCCGTCCCCAACGACACCACCAACGGCGGCCGCGCGCTCCAGCTGCTCGCCGAGAACGGCCTGATCACCATCAAGCCGGGTGTCGGCACCAACGCCAAGCTCTCCGACATCACGGACAAGAAGGGCCTGGAGTTCAAGGAGCTGGAGGCCGCCACCGTGCCCCGCGCCCTGAACGACGTGGACGCCGCCGTCATCAACGGCAACTACGCCATCGAGGCCAAGCTCCAGCCGGCGAAGGACGCCCTCGTCCTGGAGAAGGCCGACGGCAACCCGTACGCCAACTTCCTCGCCGTCAAGGAGGGCAACGAGAAGGACGCCCGCGTGCAGAAGCTCGCCAAGCTCCTCAACTCGCCCGAGGTGAAGAAGTACATCGAGGACACGTACAAGGGTTCGGTCATCCCGGCCTTCGGAGCCGTCGCCAAGTAGGGCGGCAAGCAAGGCGCCGCGCGGGGCAGCAGGCAAGGCGCCGCGCAAGGTGCCGAGTCAGGCGTCCGCCAGGGCGCCGGGCAAGACTTCCGGAATCCGAGGAACCGTCAGACCGGTTCCCCCGTACAGTTCTTGTGCAGAAGGCCCCCGCACCCCGTCCGGTGCGCGGGGCCTTCGCCACACCCCCACCCGGCCATGCACGCCGACGGCCGCATGCTGCATGCTGTGCGTTCACGGTCGATTCGGACGGTCCACGGCATGGAGCTGAGCATGACTACCACCTTTCCGGACATCTCCATCAACACGGACCGGTTGGTGCTGCGCGCGCTCGAAGCCGGTGACGCCCCGGCGCTCGCCGAGATGATGAACGACGAGATGGTCGGCGCGTGGACGGCCGTCCCCCAGCCGTTCACCGAGGAAGCCGCCCGCCGCTGGATCGCCGAGTACGCCCCCACCGAACGCACCGCCGGCCGGGGCCTCGACCTCGCCGTCACCGAGTTCCTCACCCAGCGGCTCGTCGGCATCGTCCAGTTGAGCAACACGAACTGGCGCGTTCGCTCCACCGAGCTCTCCTACATCGTCGCCCCCTGGGCCCGCGGCGAGGGATACGCCTCCGAAGCCGCGCTCGCCACCGCCCAGTGGCTCTTCGGCGACCAGAAGTTCGAGCGCCTCGAACTGCGCACGGCGGCGGACAACACCGCCTCCCAGCAGGTCGCCCAGAAGATCGGCTGCATCAGCGAGGGCGTCCTGCGCAACGCCTGCATAGCCCGCGCCCGCACCGAGGACGGCAGCTGGACCGAGCTGCGCACCGACTTCATCGTCTGGGGCCTCCTCCCCGAGGACCTCGACGGCGTCGCCGACCAGATGGCCGAAGCCGGATACTCCTCGTACACCGACTGGAGCTGAGCCCGGGCGGTCGACCCGGGGTACGCTCGGCACGCCCCCGACCTGCGACAACACCACAGGAGACAGACGACGATGGCCGACCGGGTCACGGTGATCGGCTGGGACGGCTCGCCCCTCACCTCGGCGGCCAGGTCGGCGCTGTCCGCCGCCACCCTCGTGGCCGGCGCCGCCCACCACCTGGCGCTGCCCGAGGTGCCCCCGGCCGCCGAACGCGTCCGCCTCGGCAGCGTCGACCTCGCCGCCCGCCGCATCGCGGGCCACCGCGGCACCGCCGTCGTCCTCGCCGACGGAGACCCCGGCTTCTTCGGCGTCGTCCGCACCCTGCGCGCCCCCGACCACGGCCTGGAGGTCGAGGTCGTCCCCGCCGTCTCCTCCGTCGCCGCCGCCTTCGCCCGCGCCGGGATGCCCTGGGAGGACGCCCGGATCGTCGTCGCCCACCAGCGCACCCTGCGCCGCGCCGTGAACGTCTGCCGTGCCCACCCCAAGGTCGCCGTCCTCACCTCGCCCGGCGCCGGACCGGCCGAGCTCGCCCTCCTCCTCGAAGGCGTCCACCGCACCTTCGTCATCTGCGAGGAGCTCGGCACCGACCGCGAACGGGTCTCCGTACTCACCTCCGACAGGGCCGCCGACCATGCCTGGCGCGACCCCAACGTCGTCCTCGTCATCGGGGGAGTGGGCGGCGCCGGCGCCGGCGCTCCGGCCGCCCCCTGGCTGATGGGCCAGGACCCGGCCGTCCGGCCCGTACGGGGCTGGGGCCTGCCCGCGGAGGAGTACGCCCCCGAGGGGTACGGCCCCGAGGGGTACGGCCCGCGCGGGCACCGCCCCGCCGACGCCGCCCCGCCGAACCGGCCCGGAGCGGGCGAGGACCCGGCGCTGCGCGCCGCCCAGCTGGCCCGCCTCGGCCCCCGCGTCGGCGACCTCGTCTGGGACATCGGCTGCGCGGGCGGGGCCTTCGCCGTCGAGGCCGCCCGCTTCGGCGCCGCCGTCATCGCCGTGGACGTCGACCCGGCCGCCTGCGCCCGCACCGAGGCGGCCGCCCGCCGCCACGGCGTACCCCTGCAGACCGTCCCGGGCCGCGCCCCGCACGTCCTGGAGAACCTGCCCGAACCGGATGTCGTACGCATCGCGGCCGGCGGCGTCCCCGTCGTCACCGCCTGCACCGACCGGCGCCCCGAGCGCATCGTCGTCCACGCCTCCACACGCGACGAGGCGGAGGCCGTCGGCGCGGCGCTCGCCGACGGCGGCTACACCGTGGAGAGCCTCCTCCTCCAGACCGTCGGGCTCGACCCGGACGACTGGTCGGAGCGCGAGCGTTCGGTGGTCTTTCTGCTGGCCGGACGCAGGAGCGACAGCGCCCCGTGACCCCGCCGCCCCACGGGGGCAGGTAGGCTGGCCGATTGTTGTACCGCACCGGGGCGTTCGGTATTTGTCCCCCTCGCTAGGCTGGGGGGACCCCCATCGAATGTCTCGAATCGGCGGCCCTTCCGGCTCGCCGATGTGGTACGCAGCAAAGGGGGGACCGCGCGACGTGGCGCAGTCCACAGCACGCCGTGGCGGATCTGCCTGCCACGACGGCCGAGGGCCGCGACAATGAGTGGGTGTCC includes:
- a CDS encoding sigma-70 family RNA polymerase sigma factor codes for the protein MTPPETTSPPAPETHPTAGTTPAPPADTETPGLLAALAPLLAAESDAEAPAAGVDPGDLEQAVWLRLLERLQETGAPEHPADWLRRAVRAEARRARRTTDRERPYQDEPAPPPDSEGPHGSPETSLLVAERHRTLRAAVTRTPGRCPRLLTAMLDPQDPTYREIAGELGISQGSLGPMRSRCLGCLRRMLAAEVPAPGRRGRVR
- a CDS encoding GNAT family N-acetyltransferase, with protein sequence MGLSVTISAADAQDAEHILKLQYLCYQSEAELYGDWSIEPLTQSLDALRAELDEGYGLVARLGDEVVASVRARLDEDGTVHIAKLIVHPRMRRHGLGGRLLDGIERHFAAETAPAAPSAKRFQLFTGHRSEGNLRLYRSKGYAQVSARELGPKLTLVTLEKAAA
- a CDS encoding methionine ABC transporter ATP-binding protein → MITTSGLTKVYESRGRQVTALDGVDLHVREGEVFGVIGQSGAGKSSLIRCVNLLERPTSGTVTVDGTDLTALAGRGRRAGKDLRRARSSIGMVFQHFNLLSSRTVKDNIELPLEILGVSGAERSRRALELLDLVGLADKAKSYPGQLSGGQKQRVGIARALAGEPKVLLSDEATSALDPETTRSILQLLRDLNQQLGLTVLLITHEMDVVKTICDSAALMQRGRVVESGTVTELLATPGSQLAAELFPVSGAPTGPDRTVVDVTFQGESATQPVISQLSRTYNIDISILGAAMDTVGGKQIGRMRIELPGRYEDNVVPVGFLREQGLQVELVEAEDAAAADTVPVLAKEGAK
- a CDS encoding methionine ABC transporter permease codes for the protein MTWSEMQPLLEQGTVDTLYMVLWATVVTVLGGLPLGILLVLTDKGGLLQNRPVNKIVGAIVNIGRSLPFIILLIALIPFTTFVVGTFIGPTAMIVPLAIGAIPFFARLVETAIREVDHGLVEAVQAMGGGIPTIVRKVLLPQALPSLVSGVTTTVIVLIGYSAMAGAVGGEGLGSKAVTYGYQRFDTTFMLVTVVVLVLIVTVVQLIGDGVVRLLARRGRTA
- a CDS encoding MetQ/NlpA family ABC transporter substrate-binding protein; this translates as MRKNIKLTAGIAATAALALGLTACGTSSDPSSAKDSAGSGDTSKPLVVAASPTPHADILNYVKDNLAEKEGLKLEVKEFTDYVLPNTATQSGQVDANFFQHKPYLDDFNQKNKTTIVPVVNVHLEPLGLYSKSLKSVKDIKAGQTIAVPNDTTNGGRALQLLAENGLITIKPGVGTNAKLSDITDKKGLEFKELEAATVPRALNDVDAAVINGNYAIEAKLQPAKDALVLEKADGNPYANFLAVKEGNEKDARVQKLAKLLNSPEVKKYIEDTYKGSVIPAFGAVAK
- a CDS encoding GNAT family N-acetyltransferase yields the protein MTTTFPDISINTDRLVLRALEAGDAPALAEMMNDEMVGAWTAVPQPFTEEAARRWIAEYAPTERTAGRGLDLAVTEFLTQRLVGIVQLSNTNWRVRSTELSYIVAPWARGEGYASEAALATAQWLFGDQKFERLELRTAADNTASQQVAQKIGCISEGVLRNACIARARTEDGSWTELRTDFIVWGLLPEDLDGVADQMAEAGYSSYTDWS
- the cbiE gene encoding precorrin-6y C5,15-methyltransferase (decarboxylating) subunit CbiE; amino-acid sequence: MADRVTVIGWDGSPLTSAARSALSAATLVAGAAHHLALPEVPPAAERVRLGSVDLAARRIAGHRGTAVVLADGDPGFFGVVRTLRAPDHGLEVEVVPAVSSVAAAFARAGMPWEDARIVVAHQRTLRRAVNVCRAHPKVAVLTSPGAGPAELALLLEGVHRTFVICEELGTDRERVSVLTSDRAADHAWRDPNVVLVIGGVGGAGAGAPAAPWLMGQDPAVRPVRGWGLPAEEYAPEGYGPEGYGPRGHRPADAAPPNRPGAGEDPALRAAQLARLGPRVGDLVWDIGCAGGAFAVEAARFGAAVIAVDVDPAACARTEAAARRHGVPLQTVPGRAPHVLENLPEPDVVRIAAGGVPVVTACTDRRPERIVVHASTRDEAEAVGAALADGGYTVESLLLQTVGLDPDDWSERERSVVFLLAGRRSDSAP